TTTTACCTCAAAACAAAGCCGTTTTAACAACAACGACTATAGCGTGTGTGATGCGGTTGTTGTACAATGGAATGCGGTGAACCATGAAGGAACATTTGCGGCTTATGCTTGCACGTATACCCTATACTATGTATACCAATGATCCAATCGGTGAAAATTAAATATAAGGATGGTTAGACAATGTATATTGCAGATCAATGGAAAGATTATGAACTGATTGACACAGGTGACGGTGAGCGTCTGGAACGCTGGGGCGACATTTTGCTGCGTCGTCCTGATCCACAGATCATTTGGCCAAAAACAGGCAATGATCCGCGCTGGAGTCAAGTACACGGACATTACCACCGCAGCTCGTCAGGCGGCGGTGAATGGGAATGGAAACGCAAAATCCCAGAGCGCTGGGAGATGGCTTTTCAGGACTTGAAATTTCATATTAAACCGACGAACTTCAAGCATACTGGTCTGTTCCCAGAGCAGGCAGCCAACTGGGCATGGATGATGGACAAAATCCGCAATGCGGGACGTCCCATCTCCGTCCTGAATTTGTTTGCTTATACAGGTGGTGCAACGGTAGCCGCTTCATCCGCTGGCGCTGAAGTCGTTCACGTCGATGCTGCCAAAGGTATGGTTCAGTGGGCAAAGGAAAATCATCAGCTGTCCGGTATCGGCGATCGTCCGGTTCGTTTTATTACAGATGATGTGTTCAAATTCGTGCAACGCGAGCAGCGTCGTGGCAACAAATACGATGCGATCATTATGGACCCTCCATCGTACGGACGCGGTCCTGGCGGCGAAATGTGGAAGCTGGAGCAAAGTTTGTATCCATTCCTCGAATCGTGCATGAGCATCATGTCAGATGAGCCACTCTTCCTGCTGATTAACTCGTACACGACTGGACTAGCACCAACAGTATTGTCGAATATTTTGAATATGACATTGAAGCAGCGCTTTGGTGGACATATCTCTTCTGGTGAAATCGGACTGCCGATCACAAACTCGAATATGGTTCTGCCGTGCGGCATTCTCGGACGCTGGGAAAGCTGATTGCTATGAAATCACGCTCTTCTAGCTCCAAGCAAGGCTCCGGCTCTCGCAGCAAGCAGAACAAGCCGCATTCTAAAGCATCGTCCTTTGCGTCCATGAATGGCCGCAAGGGCAATGCAGCTGATAAAAAAGGAAACACTGCTTCGGAATCATCGTACAATGCACGTAAATCCGGCAGCGAATCAAAAATAGAATCGAGCGGGTCCCATACAGTCGGATCAAAACGTCATGGTAT
The DNA window shown above is from Paenibacillus sp. JQZ6Y-1 and carries:
- a CDS encoding class I SAM-dependent methyltransferase: MYIADQWKDYELIDTGDGERLERWGDILLRRPDPQIIWPKTGNDPRWSQVHGHYHRSSSGGGEWEWKRKIPERWEMAFQDLKFHIKPTNFKHTGLFPEQAANWAWMMDKIRNAGRPISVLNLFAYTGGATVAASSAGAEVVHVDAAKGMVQWAKENHQLSGIGDRPVRFITDDVFKFVQREQRRGNKYDAIIMDPPSYGRGPGGEMWKLEQSLYPFLESCMSIMSDEPLFLLINSYTTGLAPTVLSNILNMTLKQRFGGHISSGEIGLPITNSNMVLPCGILGRWES